TCCCGTTCCACCCCATTGCTTTGAAGCAATGAACACTGTTTTGTCAGGGAGGGATTCCCCTAGTTCTTTTAACATTTTATTTGTTGATTCCACTTCCTTTTCTACTATTACTTTTTGCCAATGAGGGGCTAAAGAAGCCTCTAGATAATAGCTGTTTAAACTAGTTGGAATTTTTTCTAAGGAATAACCCTTATTAGTTACTGCACTGATTTGGTAACCTTCGTTACGTAATACTTCCATAGTTTTCCAAACGGCATTTCTACTGACACCTAATTTTTCACTTATGTACTGGCCAGAAAGTCTTTTATGGGGATTTTCTAATAGCATTTTTAATACCTTTACAGTTAAATCCATCATTACACCCCCTTTATAAAGAAAAGTTGTAGCTAAAGTATAATGTTTACAAAAAGGATTGTCAACCATTTTGATAATTTTAAGTGACAATCTTAAGAAGATTTTACCATTGTAAAGGAAGAAAATTGATGTTTTAATATTTATATAGAAAAAAATTGCTGAATTGATAATTATTATAGAGGATTTACAGGAAATGTGTCGAAATAATAAATGGTTAAATAAACGTAACAAGTCCTCTAAATATTTAACAATAATGCAATTTTTAGTTACGACAAATATACTTTAAATGAGGAGTGAAATTTTGTGATAATCTTCCAAAATGTTTCAATATGTTATCCCAATGGCACTTATGCATTAACAGATGTTAATTTAAAAATAGATAAAGGTGAATTTGTATATATTGTAGGACCAAGTGGTGCTGGAAAATCCTCTTTACTTAAAGCAATTTATAAAGAAGTTGATATTAAAAAAGGCCAATTATTTATGTTTAATCGAAATGTCACTATGATGAAAGATAGGGAAATTCCTTATTTGCGAAGGCAGATGGGGGTTGTTTTCCAAGATTTCCGTTTGCTTTCAGAAAAAAATGTTTATGAAAATGTCGCCTTTGCCCTAAGGGTTATAAACACACCTAGTCGGGAAATCAAAAAAAGGGTATTGCAAGTACTAGAATTTGTCGGTTTAAAGGATAAAATCAAAAGTTACCCCCATCAGTTATCAGGGGGAGAACAACAGCGGGTTTCTATTGCCAGAGCCTTAGTAAACCAACCATCTTTACTAGTTTGTGATGAACCAACGGGCAATTTAGACCCGGAAACCTCTGAAGAAATTATGACTTTGTTAAATAAAGTTAATTTAAGGGGTACTACAATTGTTATGGCCACCCATGCTAGGGATATAGTTGATAGATATCGCCACAGGGTAATCGGAGTAAAAAACGGACAAATAGTCAGAGATGACATCAAGGGAGGTTATAACAATGATTTTTAGAAATGCCCTTTACTTTATTAAAGAAGCTATCTTAGGGGTTTCCAAAAATCGCTGGATGACAATAGCTTCTGCAGGGGTAACCTTTGCTACACTGCTAGTCTTAGGAATTTTTATAATTTTCAATAGTAATTTACAAGTAATGATCAATGAATTAAAATCCCAAGTGGAAATTGTTGCATATTTAGATTTAGAAGCAGAAGAACAAGAGATAGAGTTGGTAAGGGGCGAGTTGTTAGCTATAAGGGGGATTAAAGAGATCCGCTATGTTTCTAAAGAAGAAGCCCTGGAGCGTTTGCGGGAAATATTAGGGGAATATGAAGATATAACCGCTGGCTTTGATGAAAGAAATCCATTGCCTGCAAGTTTTGAAATAGTATTAGAAGATCCTGAACAAGTTGGGGATATTGCTCAAAGGATTGAAAAAATTCCTTTTATCGATAATGTCCAGTATGGTCAAGAAGTTGTAGAAAAACTATTTGCTGCTTTAAATTTAATACAGTGGATTGGTTTAAGTTTTATGACTATTATGTTTATTATGGCGGTATTTCTAATTTCCAACACAATTAAACTAACAGTTTACGCTAGAAGAAAAGAAATAACAATTATGAAATTTGTAGGTGCAACGGATTGGTTTATTCGCTGGCCATTTATTATTGAAGGATTATTGTTAGGAGCAATTGGTACAAGCCTTTCATTATTAATCCTTTATTACGGTTATAATTATGCCTTAGAAACAGTCTATAGTAATATTCCTGAAACTATGCTAAAAATTCCATTACTTACCCTTGAGGAAATTTTCCCTATTTTGGTGAGGTATTTGACAGTTTTAGGTTTAGGTTTAGGTGCTTTAGGTAGTGGAATTTCATTGAGGAGGTTTTTAAAAGTATAAATTAATCAATTGGGAAGGAGGAGATTATTTTCTATGGGGAAACTAAAGGTAATATTAATAATCACATTATCTTTAATACTAACACTATCCGCTATTTTGCCAGCTTGGGCAAATCAACTAGATGAAAAAAGGGATGAACTTAGGGAAGTAAAAAGGGATATTGAACAGGCTGAAAAGGAGAAAAAAGAATTAGAGGCCAGTATCAGAGAAATTCAGAACAATCTGGCCAAAATAGAAAGTGAATTGACACAGCAAAGAAAACAGGTGGAAGGAATTAGCAGGGAAATTAGAGATACTGAACTTCTTATCCAGCAAAAAGAACAGGAAATTGCTGAAACAGAAAGGTACTTAGAAGAACAAACTGCCTATTTTGAAGCTAGAATGAGGGCCCTTTACCAACGGGGGAATGTCGGCTATCTAGAAGTTCTATTTTCTGCTACTAACTTTTCTGATTTTATTTCTAGATTTAACTTTCTAAAGACAATGATTGAAGATGATGTCCGTTTAGTAGAGGAAATTAAAGAGAAAAAAGCTTTTTTAGAAAGGGAGAGAATTGAGCAGGTCAATAGAAGGGAAAGGCTAATTGTCTTAAAGGAAGAGGCCGTTGATGTTCAACTCCAAATTGAGAAAAACATGGCAGAACAAAACACATTGGCAAGGCAACTTCAGCGGCAAATGCACAACTTAGAATCATACATTAAACAAATGGAAGAAGCTGCTAAGGAAATAGAAGCAGAAATTAAGAAAATTGAAGAAGAAATAAGAAGGAGACAACAGCAAAATAGTGGTCAAACTACTGGAAAATACGCATGGCCGGTACCAGAATTCGGTTATGCTTGGATAACCTCCCACTTCGGTCCTAGGTGGGGTGGTATGCACTGGGGTGTAGACATTGGAATACCCCATAACAGATGGCCAGCTTCTCCTAACTACATAGGCAGACCGGCAGATGTAGTGGCTGCCGATGGGGGAGAGGTAATAATAGTTGTAGGTAGGTCAGGAGCCCCTACCGATAGAGGATTTTTAGGAAACCGGGAAGGTGGCGGATACGGGAGATATGTAGTTATCTATCATGATAACGGACATGTCACTGTATATGCCCATCTCCATGATGTCTTTGTCAAAGTAGGAGATACTGTTTCTAAGGGACAGAGAATTGGTACCGTTGGAAGTACCGGAAACTCCACTGGACCCCATTTACACTTTGAAATTCGGGTAAATGGACAAAGGGTTAATCCACTCCTCTTTTACTAAAGTTAAAACAAAGGCAAGGGTGTGTTTATCACAAAACTTGCCTTTTTATTTTTTCTTTTAAAGGGAAATATTAAATTTTAGCGAATAATATTATATAATAATGTAATATATGATTTTTGTGGGTAGTCACATAAATACAATAGTGGGGTGGTAGTTTTGAAAAAAAAATAGAATTTTGCTTTCCCTTGTAGTAGTTTTATTTATTACAAATTTTCTTTTCTTTGCAGTAGGCTATAATTATGGCATTAATCAATCTAAAGACCTTGATTTTTTTAGAAATATCGATAACAAAAATCCAGAGTTTACAGAAAAGTTAAATAGAATTATCTATACTATTGATAATTATTATTTTAATGACTATGACTGGGAGAAGATTGAAGAACATGTCTATAGAGAAATAATCTCTGCCTTAGGGGATCCTTACAGTCAATACCTTACTCCTAGGGATATTGAAGATATGCAGATCCGCTCTGGTAGGAGTTATGGAGGAATAGGTGTAGAAGTAACTATAAATAACGGTAGGGTTACCGTCGTTACCCCAATGGAAGGAAGTCCTGGACAAAAAGCCGGTCTTTTACCTGGTGATATAATAGTAGAGGTGGATGGTAAAAGTGTCGAAGGTTTAACTTTATCTGAAACTGTAGATTTAATCCGGGGTGAGCCGGATACTGAAGTGGTATTGGGAATTATTCGGGAAGGATTGCCGGAGGTTATCAGAGTTCCTATTATCCGGGGTATTATCACAACAACGGCGGTGAAATCTCAACTTCTTCAAGAGGGATTAGGTTATATAAGACTGACGAGATTTGCCGAAGGTGCAGATGAAGACTTTGCTAAAGCTTTAAGGGATTTAAAGGAACAGGGAATGGAAAACTTAATCATTGATTTAAGGGGAAACCCTGGAGGTTATCTCAATGTTGTGGTAAATATTGCCCAGCTCCTAGTCCCTGAAGGTGAAGTGGTATATATGGAGGATAAACATGGAAATAGGGTTCGCACATATACTTCCAACTTAAAAGAACGGGATTTTGAAGTAGTGGTATTAATTGATGAACATAGTGCCAGTGCTTCAGAAATCTTAGCAGGGGCTTTAAAGGATAGGGAGGCAGGAACTTTAATAGGTAAAAAGACCTTTGGAAAAGGCTCTGTTCAAACACTCATCGATTTAAAAGATGGTAGTGCAGTAAAACTTACTGTTCAAAAATATTTTACCCCCAGTGGATCAGTTATAGATGGAATTGGTGTTTCTCCCCACATTGAAGTGGAACAGCCGCCAGAAGCTAAATTTTCAAACTTTGTTTATAAAGGTCAGTTAGGGGTTGGAAGTAGTGGTTTAGATGTGGTAATTCTCCACAAAATATTGTATTATTTAGGTTATGGTGAAGATAGAGATGACCCTTATTATACAGAAAAAACTAAAGAAGCAGTAAGTGGATTCCAAAGGAATAATGGCCTTCCTGTTACCGGTGTAGTAGATCGAAGAACAGGGGAAAAATTAAACTTTGTCTTTGCAGAATTTCAAAGGGAAAGGGATTTACAGCTACAAAAAGCTATTGAATTTTTTAAATAATGTAAGTTGATGGGAGAGAGAAGATGTTTCCATTTATTGAGATTATTAAATTGGTATTACAAACAATGGTCAATAGCCTTGCCTATGGATTTCTTATACCAATATTTATTGTGTTGTTATTAGTTATAAGGCAATATAAAAAGCAAATGTCTATGGAAATAAATATCTTTGGGATTAGTATTACTAGGCCTTTTAAACAGACTATAACATCTTTAGGTTATGGTCTGATTGGAGGGATATTAGGCAGCATTATTTTGGTTTTTGTAGGTGTTGATTTAAATTCCGCCGGGATCCTTTTTGTCTGGCCTGTGGCACTGTTATTACTTTTATATAGCCCCCGCTATATGTGTTTTTCTTATGCCGGTGGGATTGTCGGAGTGTTAGTATTATTTGTCCGGGGGTTATTGCACATATTCCCTGTGGAAAGTGTGCCTTCTGCCCTTAATACCTTTGTCAATATCAACCTACCTGGGTTAATGGCTGTAGTGGGGATATTACACCTTGTTGAAAGTATACTGATTTATTTAAGTGGAGCAAAGGGAGCAACTCCGGTATTTGTAAAATTCGGGGATCAATTTGTCGGGGGTTACAGTTTAATGAGGTTTTGGCCAGTTCCTATTGTTGTTTTAATTGCTATGACTTTTTTGCCCGATGAGTTATCAACAACTACCATAGCAATGCCTGATTGGTGGCCACTAATTAAAGCTAATATAACCGTTCCCCAAGGTTATCAACTAATATATACCACTTTACCGGTAATGGCCGCTTTAGGATACAGTGACATTGCCATTTCCACCCATCCTAGGGAAAAATCTAACAAAGCTGCATTAAAACTGGCTTTGTACAGTGTAATGTTGATTATCCTGGCAGTAGGGGCAGCTTATTTTCCCCACTTTACATTCTTACCAGTGCTATTTGCACCATTGGCCCATGAATTTTTTATTGTTACTTCGATAAATAAGGAATTGGCGGGGGAACCTCTATTTGTCGCCCCCGATGAAGGGGTAAAGGTATTGGCGGTACTTCCTAATTCAGTAGCTAAAAAAATGGGGATTGAACCTGGATATATCATTACTAGGGTAAATGGAACCTTTGTAGAGGGTGAACAACATTTTAAAGAACTATTAGTTGACATTTCAACATATGTTAAATTTGAAGTTATAGATAATAATGGGAGACACCGCCATGTTCAGGCTCCCCTTTTTGGAAAAAGGAAAGAGTTGGGCTTAATTGTGATTCCTAAAAATCCTGAGCTAGGGGTAGTTATTAAAGGGGATAGTCCTTTAGAAAAACTGTGGAAAAAAATCACTGGCAGATAAAGAAGGACTTCCCTTCTTTTTTTGTCTTTAAAGGGATATTTTAAAAAACTAAGGGGAACATATTTTCTGTTAAGGGCTTTTAATTAATAATTCTTACTGATATAATTAAGATTAGAGTCATCAGAAGATCAATGGGGTGATAAAATGTTGCCAGGAAAATTTCAACTGGTTTCTAAATATAAGCCGACTGGGGATCAGCCCGGTGCTATTGAAAAGCTAGTTAATGGTATAAATAAAGGTTATAAAGGACAGACACTTTTAGGGGTAACGGGATCGGGAAAGACTTTCACTATGGCTAATGTCATAGCCCAAGTCAATAAACCTACTATAGTAATTGCCCATAATAAAACCTTAGCTGCCCAGTTGTGTAGTGAGTTTAAAGAGTTTTTTCCCCACAATGCTGTGGAGTATTTTGTCAGTTATTATGACTATTATCAACCAGAAGCCTATATTGCCCATACCGATACCTATATAGAAAAAGATGCCCAAATAAATGATGAAATTGATAAACTCCGGTATTCTGCCACATCTGCCCTTTTTGAAAGGCGGGATGTAATAATTGTCGCCAGTGTATCTTGTATTTATGGATTAGGTTCACCGGAGGAATACCGGGATTTAATAGTTTCATTGAGGGTAGGGATGGAAAAGGAAAGGGATAAAGTTATTAAAGAATTAGTGGAGATCCAGTACCTCAGGAATGATACCGATTTTAAACGGGGAACTTTTAGAGTCCGGGGAGACACATTAGAAGTTTTCCCTATAGGTAATAGTGAAAATGCCATTAGAATCGAATTTTTCGGTGATGAAATAGATAGGATAACTGAAGTAAATGCCCTTACTGGAGAAATTATAGGTCTTAGGAATCATGTCGCTATTTTTCCCGCATCCCACTACATTACTGCTAGGGAAAAGGTTAGGCTAGCCACCGAGGCTATAGAAAAAGAATTGGAAGAACGACTAGAATATTTTAAATCCCAGGGAAAATTATTGGAAGCACAGAGGTTAGAACAGCGAACCCGTTACGATTTAGAAATGATGCGGGAAATTGGCTTTTGCCAAGGGATTGAAAATTATTCCCGTTATTTAACGGGAAGGGAGCCGGGTAGTAAACCTTATACCCTTTTAGACTTCTTCCCCGATGATTATCTAATGATTATCGATGAATCCCATGTAACTATTCCCCAGATAGGGGCTATGTATGCCGGAGATAGATCGCGGAAAGAGTCGTTAGTAGAACACGGTTTCCGCTTACCTTCCGCCTTTGATAACAGGCCATTAAAGTTTGAAGAATTCGAAGGGGTGGTAAACCAAGTGATTTACGTATCGGCAACCCCTGCAGAATATGAATTACAGCATTCACAACAGGTGGTGGAACAAATAATCCGCCCTACAGGACTAGTGGATCCTGTAATTGAAGTTAAACCTGTAGAAGGGCAAGTGGATGATTTGCTCCACGAAATTAGAGGAGTAGTAAAAAAGAATAATCGGGTATTAGTTACAACCCTTACAAAACGGATGGCAGAAGATTTAACGGATTATTTAAGAGAAGCAGGGATTAAGGTCAAGTATTTACATTCAGATATAAAGACAATAGAGCGAATGGAGATAATTAGGGATTTGCGTTTAGGTGAATTTGATGTTTTAGTTGGCATAAATCTATTGAGGGAGGGGTTAGATATCCCGGAAGTTTCCTTAGTAGCCATCTTAGATGCAGACAAAGAAGGGTTTTTGCGTTCAGAAAGGTCGTTAATTCAAACAATAGGTAGAGCGGCAAGGAACGTAGAGGGTAGAGTAATCCTCTATGCCGATACCGTAACTAAATCTATGGAAAAGGCCATCAATGAGACAAATCGCCGTAGAGAAATGCAAATTGCCTATAACAAAAAACACAATATTAAACCTAAATCCATCTCCAAAGATATCCATGCCATCATTGAAGCTACAAAGGTGGCGGAAGATGGTGCTAAATATGTAACAGATAAAGGTAAGAAAATGACTAAAAAGGATAAAGAACTGTTATTAGCTAAACTTGAGAAGGAAATGAAGGAAGCTGCCAAAGCTTTAGAATTTGAAAAAGCCGCTTATTTGCGGGATATGATAATAGAACTAAAGGGAAATTGACAAAATTAAGGAGAGACAGAAGTTATGAAAAATATAGTAATAAAAGGTGCTAGGGAAAATAACTTAAAAAATATCGATTTAACAATTCCTAGGGATAAACTAGTGGTCTTTACCGGCCTTAGCGGTTCAGGGAAATCTTCTTTAGCCTTTGAAACTATTTATGCCGAGGGACAGAGAAGGTATGTGGAATCACTATCTGCCTATGCTAGGCAGTTTTTAGGTCAAATGGAAAAACCCGATGTCGATTTAATAGAAGGGTTGTCACCGGCTATATCCATTGATCAGAAAACCACCAGTAAAAACCCTAGGTCAACGGTAGGGACAGTTACAGAAATTTACGATTACCTCCGCTTGTTATATGCCAGGGTAGGAAAACCCTATTGTCCCCATTGTAAAGAAGAGATAAAACAGCAAACGGTTTCACAGATGGTAGATAAGGTCATGGAACTACCTCCAAAGACAAAAATACAAGTTTTAGCTCCCGTTATCCGGGGAAGGAAAGGTGAACACATCAAGGTATTGGAGAATTTAAGGAAAAGTGGATTTGTCCGGGTACGGATCGATGATCACCTTTATGAATTGACTGAGGAAATTAAATTAGAAAAAAACAAAAAACACACCATTGAAGTGGTGGTAGACAGATTAGTAGTAAAAGAAGGGATCCAAAACCGTTTAGCTGATTCTTTGGAATTGGCTTTAAAACACGGTGAGGGAATGGCTATCATAGATATAGTAGATGGGGAATCGATAACCTTTAGCCAAAACTTTGCTTGTATCCAATGTGGGTTTAGTTTTGAAGAAATCAGCCCCCGAATATTTTCCTTTAACAATCCCTATGGGGCTTGTGAAGAATGTGGAGGTCTAGGAAGCCATTTAGAACCTGATCCTGATTTAATTATTCCTGATCCCAGTTTATCCATTGAAGAAGGGGCGATAGCACCTTGGAGTAAAAGTTCATCAAGTTATTACAGCAGTATGTTGAAGGCAGTAGCTAAAGAAATAGGTATTGATCTAAAGGTGCCAGTAATGGAACTACCTAAAGATAAGCTAAAAACTTTACTCTATGGAATACCTGATAAAAAGTTTAAAATAAAGTATGAAGATTCCCAAGGTGAATTACAAGAGATTAACGCCTTATTTAGGGGATTAGTTAATTGGATTAAGATGAGATATAGAGAAACATCTTCAGACTACATTAAAAATGATTTAGAAGGATATATGTCTAATATTCCATGTAAAAAATGTAATGGTGCCCGTTTAAAGAAGGAAAGTTTAGCAGTACTCATTGGGGATAAAAACATTGCCCAATTAACAGCCCTGTCAGTAGTAGAAGCAAAAAGTTATTTGAATAAGGTTAAGTTCACTGAAAAGGAAATGATGATCGCCCGGATGATTTTAAAGGAAATTAATGAACGGTTGGGCTTTTTAATTGATGTCGGTTTAGATTACCTTACTTTAGATAGAGCTGCCGGAACTTTATCAGGGGGAGAAGCCCAGAGGATCCGTTTAGCCACCCAAATCGGTTCTAGTTTAATGGGTGTATTGTATATTTTAGATGAACCAAGTATCGGCCTTCACCAACGGGATAATGAGCGGCTTTTAGGGACACTGAAAAAACTCAGGGATCTAGGGAATACACTAATTGTTGTGGAACACGATGAAGATACCATGAAGGCAGCGGATTATATAGTGGATATAGGCCCATTGGCTGGGGCCGGGGGTGGGGAAGTGGTGGCAGCTGGCACATTAGAAGACATTATGAAAGAACCCCGTTCCATTACCGGCCAGTATCTAAGGGGAGAAAAACGGATTTTTGTCCCTCAAAGGAGAAGGGTGCCTAATGGTAAATGGATAGAAATTATCGGGGCTAAAGAAAACAATCTCAAAAATATAGATGTAAAAATACCATGTGGTGTGTTTACCTGTGTAACTGGGGTATCTGGTTCTGGGAAAAGTACTTTAATTAATGAAATTTTGTACAAAGCTTTAGCCCAAAAACTTCACAACGCTAAAGCTAAACCAGGAGCCTATGATGAAATTCTAGGTTTAGAAAATATCGAGAAAGTAATAGATATAGATCAATCCCCTATTGGGAGAACTCCCCGTTCCAATCCAGCAACTTATACCGGAGTATTTGATTATATCCGAGAACTTTTCGCATCTACCAATGACGCCCAAGCTAGGGGGTATAAAGCAGGGAGATTTAGTTTTAATGTCAAAGGTGGAAGGTGTGAAGCTTGTCGGGGTGATGGGATCATTAAAATCGAGATGCATTTTTTACCTGACGTTTATGTCCCTTGTGAAGTATGTAAAGGGGCTAGGTACAATAGGGAAACTCTGGAAATCAAGTATAAAGGGAAAACAATTGCCGATGTTTTAGATATGTCGGTAGAGGAAGCTGTCCATTTCTTCCAGAATATCCCTAAAATTAAGAGAAAGTTAGATACCTTATATGATGTAGGTTTAGGTTATATTAAATTAGGGCAATCAGCTACCACCCTTTCTGGCGGTGAAGCCCAAAGGGTTAAATTGGCCACAGAGTTAAGCCGACGGAGTAATGGTAAAACATTGTATATTCTAGATGAACCGACTACCGGTTTACACATTGCCGATATTGATAAATTATTACAGGTTTTAAGTAGGTTGACCGATGAAGGTAGTACTGTCTTGGTAATTGAGCATAATTTAGATGTCATTAAAACAGCAGATTACATTATTGACCTTGGACCGGAAGGGGGAGATCGGGGAGGTACAATAGTTGCCCAAGGAACCCCCGAAGAAATAGTTAAGGTTGCTGAAAGCTATACGGGAAGATTTTTAAAACCCTATTTAAAATAATTTTAGTAAAGGAGTAAGGTTATGCTTTCCCGACAACAAATCAGTGAAATATTGAATAAGTTGCCTTCTTCTCCCGGTGTTTATATTATGAAAGATAAATATGGGGAAGTAATTTATGTTGGTAAAGCTATTTCCCTAAAAAACAGGGTAAAATCTTATTTTATTGGAGGGGATAAAAGGGGGGTAAAGGTTAGTGTCTTAGTACAAAATATCGCAGAGTTAGACTATATTGTCACCGATTCGGAAGTAGAGGCACTAATTTTAGAAAGTAATCTCATCAAAAAACATCGGCCAAAGTACAACATTTCTTTGAAAGATGACAAACACTATCCCTATATTAAAATAAATGTTAAGGATGAATTTCCTACAGTAGAAAAAGTGAGGAAAATGACCAAAGATAAAGGGAAGTATTATGGCCCTTACCCTTCAGCGGCGGTGGTTAATGAAACTTTAAATGCTATAAGGGGATTATTCCCTTTAAGGACTTGTAAAGGAAATCTGGCAAATAAAACTAGGCCTTGTTTAAATTATCATATAAAAAGGTGCCATGCCCCTTGTATCGGTAAAATATCCTCTGAGGATTATCATAAAATATTAAATCAAGTTATGTTATTTTTAGAAGGGAAAAATTTAGAATTAGTCCAAAAAATAGAAAGGGAAATGAATAAAGCAGCAGAGGAATTAGATTTTGAAAAGGCAGCTAAATTGAGGGATCAGTTAAATGGAATCAAGGCAGTTAGTGAAAAACAAAAAATTATCTTTACTGATCTAGAAGACCGGGATATTTTAGCTTTAGCAATGGGAGAAAATTTAGCTTGTATTCAACTATTTAGTGTTAGGGGAGGAAAACTTCTAGGTAGTGAATCCTTTAAATTAGAAAATACCGGGGGAGCCACAGAAGAAGAGCTGTTCCACGCCTTTATCACCCAGTACTATGGAGATGCTGTCATTATACCGGGGGAAATTCTCTTGCCCATTGAACTTAGGGATAATAAAGTTATAGAGGAATATTTAAGGAAAAAACGGGGAGGAAAGGTAACTTTAAAAGTACCTCAAAAAGGTGATAAAAAATCCTTACTAGAAATGGCGGAGAAAAACGCTTCCCTCCAACTGCAAAATTATATCTCCCGACATTTAAAAAACAAGGAAGAGGCAGAACAAGGTTTATTAGATTTGACTAAAGCCTTAGATTTAGAGGAACTCCCTTGGAGGATGGAGTGTTTTGATATTTCCAATATTCAAGGGGAACACTCTGTAGCTTCCATGGTAGTTTTTGAAGGGGGAAGACCGGCAAAAGACAAATACCGAAAATTTAAAATCAAAACTGTTCAAGGTCCCGATGATTTTGCTTCTATGGCAGAAGTGCTAAAGAGGAGACTGGAAAATTATCGACAAGGGGATGAAAATTTCCTTCCCCTTCCC
This window of the Anaerobranca californiensis DSM 14826 genome carries:
- the ftsE gene encoding cell division ATP-binding protein FtsE; protein product: MIIFQNVSICYPNGTYALTDVNLKIDKGEFVYIVGPSGAGKSSLLKAIYKEVDIKKGQLFMFNRNVTMMKDREIPYLRRQMGVVFQDFRLLSEKNVYENVAFALRVINTPSREIKKRVLQVLEFVGLKDKIKSYPHQLSGGEQQRVSIARALVNQPSLLVCDEPTGNLDPETSEEIMTLLNKVNLRGTTIVMATHARDIVDRYRHRVIGVKNGQIVRDDIKGGYNNDF
- the ftsX gene encoding permease-like cell division protein FtsX, whose amino-acid sequence is MIFRNALYFIKEAILGVSKNRWMTIASAGVTFATLLVLGIFIIFNSNLQVMINELKSQVEIVAYLDLEAEEQEIELVRGELLAIRGIKEIRYVSKEEALERLREILGEYEDITAGFDERNPLPASFEIVLEDPEQVGDIAQRIEKIPFIDNVQYGQEVVEKLFAALNLIQWIGLSFMTIMFIMAVFLISNTIKLTVYARRKEITIMKFVGATDWFIRWPFIIEGLLLGAIGTSLSLLILYYGYNYALETVYSNIPETMLKIPLLTLEEIFPILVRYLTVLGLGLGALGSGISLRRFLKV
- a CDS encoding murein hydrolase activator EnvC family protein, giving the protein MGKLKVILIITLSLILTLSAILPAWANQLDEKRDELREVKRDIEQAEKEKKELEASIREIQNNLAKIESELTQQRKQVEGISREIRDTELLIQQKEQEIAETERYLEEQTAYFEARMRALYQRGNVGYLEVLFSATNFSDFISRFNFLKTMIEDDVRLVEEIKEKKAFLERERIEQVNRRERLIVLKEEAVDVQLQIEKNMAEQNTLARQLQRQMHNLESYIKQMEEAAKEIEAEIKKIEEEIRRRQQQNSGQTTGKYAWPVPEFGYAWITSHFGPRWGGMHWGVDIGIPHNRWPASPNYIGRPADVVAADGGEVIIVVGRSGAPTDRGFLGNREGGGYGRYVVIYHDNGHVTVYAHLHDVFVKVGDTVSKGQRIGTVGSTGNSTGPHLHFEIRVNGQRVNPLLFY
- a CDS encoding S41 family peptidase, whose translation is MLSLVVVLFITNFLFFAVGYNYGINQSKDLDFFRNIDNKNPEFTEKLNRIIYTIDNYYFNDYDWEKIEEHVYREIISALGDPYSQYLTPRDIEDMQIRSGRSYGGIGVEVTINNGRVTVVTPMEGSPGQKAGLLPGDIIVEVDGKSVEGLTLSETVDLIRGEPDTEVVLGIIREGLPEVIRVPIIRGIITTTAVKSQLLQEGLGYIRLTRFAEGADEDFAKALRDLKEQGMENLIIDLRGNPGGYLNVVVNIAQLLVPEGEVVYMEDKHGNRVRTYTSNLKERDFEVVVLIDEHSASASEILAGALKDREAGTLIGKKTFGKGSVQTLIDLKDGSAVKLTVQKYFTPSGSVIDGIGVSPHIEVEQPPEAKFSNFVYKGQLGVGSSGLDVVILHKILYYLGYGEDRDDPYYTEKTKEAVSGFQRNNGLPVTGVVDRRTGEKLNFVFAEFQRERDLQLQKAIEFFK
- a CDS encoding PDZ domain-containing protein, giving the protein MFPFIEIIKLVLQTMVNSLAYGFLIPIFIVLLLVIRQYKKQMSMEINIFGISITRPFKQTITSLGYGLIGGILGSIILVFVGVDLNSAGILFVWPVALLLLLYSPRYMCFSYAGGIVGVLVLFVRGLLHIFPVESVPSALNTFVNINLPGLMAVVGILHLVESILIYLSGAKGATPVFVKFGDQFVGGYSLMRFWPVPIVVLIAMTFLPDELSTTTIAMPDWWPLIKANITVPQGYQLIYTTLPVMAALGYSDIAISTHPREKSNKAALKLALYSVMLIILAVGAAYFPHFTFLPVLFAPLAHEFFIVTSINKELAGEPLFVAPDEGVKVLAVLPNSVAKKMGIEPGYIITRVNGTFVEGEQHFKELLVDISTYVKFEVIDNNGRHRHVQAPLFGKRKELGLIVIPKNPELGVVIKGDSPLEKLWKKITGR
- the uvrB gene encoding excinuclease ABC subunit UvrB, which produces MLPGKFQLVSKYKPTGDQPGAIEKLVNGINKGYKGQTLLGVTGSGKTFTMANVIAQVNKPTIVIAHNKTLAAQLCSEFKEFFPHNAVEYFVSYYDYYQPEAYIAHTDTYIEKDAQINDEIDKLRYSATSALFERRDVIIVASVSCIYGLGSPEEYRDLIVSLRVGMEKERDKVIKELVEIQYLRNDTDFKRGTFRVRGDTLEVFPIGNSENAIRIEFFGDEIDRITEVNALTGEIIGLRNHVAIFPASHYITAREKVRLATEAIEKELEERLEYFKSQGKLLEAQRLEQRTRYDLEMMREIGFCQGIENYSRYLTGREPGSKPYTLLDFFPDDYLMIIDESHVTIPQIGAMYAGDRSRKESLVEHGFRLPSAFDNRPLKFEEFEGVVNQVIYVSATPAEYELQHSQQVVEQIIRPTGLVDPVIEVKPVEGQVDDLLHEIRGVVKKNNRVLVTTLTKRMAEDLTDYLREAGIKVKYLHSDIKTIERMEIIRDLRLGEFDVLVGINLLREGLDIPEVSLVAILDADKEGFLRSERSLIQTIGRAARNVEGRVILYADTVTKSMEKAINETNRRREMQIAYNKKHNIKPKSISKDIHAIIEATKVAEDGAKYVTDKGKKMTKKDKELLLAKLEKEMKEAAKALEFEKAAYLRDMIIELKGN